DNA sequence from the Oryza brachyantha chromosome 5, ObraRS2, whole genome shotgun sequence genome:
ACTCCAATGACATGGTGTGTCATGCGGTGTCAGGCAAGTTCTTTCGAGAAGAAGGCCGGAATCAGCTATTTCAAGAGTTGGTTGAAGCCAACTCATTACTCCTTGGTGGTTTCAACATCATAGATTACTTTCCTAGCCTAGCGAGGATAGAAATCATTAGGAAGATACTTTGTGCCAAGGCCCATAAGGTCAATCGGAGATGGGACCAGGTACTTGAAAAGCTCATTGATGACCATGCCAACAAGCAAAGATCCTCCTCGTTAGTTAACCACAATGATGAGGAAAGTGATTTCATCGACGTCTTGCTCTCTATTCAGCATGAATACAACCTTACTAGAGATAATATCAAAGCACTTTTAGTGGTCATGTTTGAGGCTGGCACAGAGACATCATTCATAGAGCTAGAATATGCTATGTCTAAGCTAATGCAGAAGCCTTGGGTAATGGCCAAGCTACAAGCCGAAGTGAGGAGTGTGGTACCGAAGGGGCAGAAAATAGTTACAGAAAAGCAGTTGGGTAATATGCCCTACTTGAAGGCAGTGATCAAGGAGACGCTTCGGCTACACCCTTCAGCGCCGCTTCTAGTGCCCCACTTTTCCATGGCTGACTGTAGGGTTGATGGCTACACAATACCCTCTGACACTCGTATCATCATCAATGCATGGGCTCTCGCCAGGGACCCTAGCTACTGGGAGAATGCCGAGGAATTCATGCCAGAGCGATTCATCAACAACACAACAATTGACTACAATGGAAACAATTTCAATTTCTTAATGTTCGGAAGTGGGCGGAGGATGTGTCCAGGTATAAACTTTGGAATCGCTGCCATTGAGATCATGCTAGCAAGCCTTGTGTACCGTTTCGATTGGGAGTTACCGGGAGATCAAGGAGGGATTGACATGACCGAGACTTTTGGGGTGTCTGTGCACCGCAAGGAGAAGCTCCTCCTTGTTCCACGTCTCCTTTGAGACAATTAGTCAATCCATCCAGTACACATTGCCTTATCAGTTAATGAACAACCTGATGTTGTATGGTGATTGTCTTTGTCAACTTATACGAGCGATGTCTTTTATAAGGACTGATCTGGTGGGTCTTCTTATTGTAACTTGTAATAAACATATGAATTCAGCTCAAAAGAGTACTATTAACATTTGTTCCTTACCTAGCGTACACACGAGGTTCACAAGAAACTGCGCACATATTTGGATAGATCAAGAAAATATTGCCGTTCCCTCATCCTTTTACCATCAATCTTGCAAGCACGTACTATCAGTGTAAATAATAATGGTAGATGTTCCCTACACCTCTAATCGTACttacaaaattttatctttatttgttttcaacCATAATAGAATTGTACATCAATCTTGCAAGCACATACTGTTAGTGTCGTTATATGTTAGATATTCCCACTTACATCTATTACATGGAActtttattactatattttgtttttttaatctttattccctccgtttggcaatataagattttttagtattgtcgagattcatatggatgctaatgaatatagacacatatataaattatatacattcatcaatgaatgaattcaggcaagactaaaaagtcttacaatatgaaacggaggtagtaccttTTTGTCATACTCTTTCGTTTTAGTTTGTCGTACATTTGCCCCTCCATTCATATAGATGTTATATTGTTATATGTTATATTCTCTATTGTTGATTGTGGTCACTGTAATTTGGTTGCACTTAGGCCTAGGTGGGCCTATGAGTTTGGAAAGGATACCTTCCagagaatggctaaattttgactcttcaaattgaaatttagttattcattttaattttggcaACTCAAATTctgagcatctccaagagactcTCCATCCCTACTCTCCAAATTTTGGCAAGGGAAGTATGACAAGGAGGTCCCACCCGTGTGGGACCCACGAATAGCAATTTTACTAGTGAAGAAATGAGTTGCCAGGTTTGACTATTAAGGACTCAACTTTAGCCATTCAAATGACATAGCAAGTCAAATAGCCACTCTCTTGGAGAATATTTTCTTATACAAAATTGCCAAATTTAAGTATGAAAAGTGAGATGACCATTTTCTTATAGATGCTCTAAGGTCTAAGATGTTTCAGACCATAAACTTTAGGTCCATCCAGGTAAATCAGCAGCTATcagtgaatttttttatttttattaaaattaaaagcagattttttttcaaaacatagCAAAATCTACACCCCCAACACTCAATTAGTAggtagaaaatataaaacgcCCACTATGTGACCTATGAAAGCAATATTTCCATTCCAGAAGCACTGGCAAGTTATTTCTTCAAGAAAAGGAAGTTTTCCACTTCTTCCCCTCCATGTCAACTGCTGTG
Encoded proteins:
- the LOC102707964 gene encoding indole-2-monooxygenase-like, giving the protein MLVTLLHYSLSHEHPWRRLAGTMTSYSPLLVILLCSLLVQLIIRCYVRREGDLLSKLPSPPSRLPVIGHLHLVGSLPHISLRDLAAKHGPNLMLLRLGAVPTIVVSSSSVAQAILRTHDHVFASRPYSVIADILFYGSSDIVFCPYGEYWRQVKKIATTHLLTMKKVRSFGQARQQEVRLVMDRIAEAATLHMEVDLTKLLCCYSNDMVCHAVSGKFFREEGRNQLFQELVEANSLLLGGFNIIDYFPSLARIEIIRKILCAKAHKVNRRWDQVLEKLIDDHANKQRSSSLVNHNDEESDFIDVLLSIQHEYNLTRDNIKALLVVMFEAGTETSFIELEYAMSKLMQKPWVMAKLQAEVRSVVPKGQKIVTEKQLGNMPYLKAVIKETLRLHPSAPLLVPHFSMADCRVDGYTIPSDTRIIINAWALARDPSYWENAEEFMPERFINNTTIDYNGNNFNFLMFGSGRRMCPGINFGIAAIEIMLASLVYRFDWELPGDQGGIDMTETFGVSVHRKEKLLLVPRLL